The DNA window CCGTCGAGCTGCCCGCGGTCCTGCCCCCTGACGCGCCCGAACCCGCCCCCATCCAGGTGGCGCCCAAGGTCGCCGAGCAGCCCGCGCCGAAGCGTCGAGGACGCCCGCGCAAGGCTCCGGAGCCCACTCAGTCAGCAGCCGCTATCACCCCCCCCACGCTCGACTCGTCGGTGTCGGAGCATGATGGCTCAGGGAGTCCAGCGAAGGACCTAGACGTCCGAGCGCTGTTCATCGACTGCATTCCAACGGCCTGGGGTGTTCTACAGCCCGAGCCGCTCACGCTGTACGTCGACACGATGGCACGTCGAGTGTCCCAGGCTGCGGGCGTTGATGATCTGCGCTTCGCGGGCTCCGACTCCTCACTGGGGTTCGGCAAGTGGCGCGGCGCGCTGGCGATGGCCGTTCGAGATGACCCGCCCCCTCCTGGCGTCTATTTGGCGCTAGGGCTCGCGCACTCGGAGCTGATGCAGGTCGTCGTCGAGGCGCTAGAGCCATCCTTCGAGATTGTCGTTCGCGGCGTTCGCTGAGCACAGGCGGGGCGCCAGCTCTCCAGCATGAAACTCCTCCACCGGCTCAACCCGAGCGCGGCGCCCCGTGCCGAGCGTCCCGTCGCAACTGCGCCCGTTGCCCTTGCGAAGCTTGCAGGGGAGCGGGCCGCAATCGCGAAGGGTCAACCCGTCGGTTGGTCTCCTGACCTCGCGCGGGTGCTCAGCTTGCCGCGAAAGAACCCAGCGTTCACTCACCGCGCCTTGTCGCTCGTGATGATGGAGAACGCTCTACGTGTACCGGCTGGAACTCAGTGCGCGTGCGCGTCGCTGCGGAAGAGCTGCCCGACCTCACTTCTCCCGGTTCAACGTCTGGCGCTCAGCGAGGCCGCGCGCACGGGTGGCGGGCTCTTTCCGATTGGAGTGGGGCACGGCAAGACGCTGATTGACCTGCTGCTGCCGCTCGTGATGCCCGAATGCAAGGTGGCCGTGTTGCTCCTGCCTTCAAGCCTCCGCGCGCAGCTCGTCGAGGTGGACTGGCACTACTACGGCGGGCACTGGCGGCTTCCGAACCTCGCGGGCGGTAGGTGGTTCCGGCCTGGCCTGCCGGTTCTCCACGTCATCAGCTACGAGAAGTTCTCGACTCAGGAAGGCACAGACCTCCTGACGCGCATCCGGCCAGACCTCATCGTCTGCGACGAAGCCCACAAGCTGAAGGACCCGAAGAGCGCGCGGACAGGCCGCTTCCTTCGCTACCTGAAAGAGCACCCCGAAACGCGCCTCGTGGCCCAGTCGGGCACGCTGGCGACGCGCTCGCTCAAGGACTACGCCCACCTCGCAGAGTACGCGCTGCGCAACGGTAGTCCGCTCCCGCTCAAGCCCCACGTTGTCGAGGAGTGGGCTTCGGCACTGGACCCCGGGCATGTCGTCGCGCCTCCTGGTGAGCTGCTCAAGCTCGTAGACCCTGCCCATCCGCTGGTGTCGCTCGAAGGGGAGAGCGAGGTCGAGCGCGAGCGGCGGCGGGTGCGTGATGCCTATCGACGGTGGCGCAACGCAACGCCGGGCGTCGTGGCGACCGACGAGAGCGCCGTCAGCATGTCCCTGGTCATCCGCACACGAGACCCGGGCAAGGTGCCCGACGCGTTGGTCGCACACATCAAGGCGGCGTTGGGCGGGCAACGACCGGATGGGGAAGAGTTCGTCGACGAGCTGCAACGGGTGACTTGTGCGCGGCAGCTCGCGAGCGGCTTCTTCCACCGCTGGCGCTACCCGGACGTTGGCGGCGTGCCGCAGGACCCGGAGCTGATTCTTCGGTGGTTCTCGCGGCGTCAGGAGTTCAACCGGGAGCTGCGCGAGCGCCTCAAGCGTCCCGCTGAGCACCTGGACTCGCCGGGGTTGCTGGTGCGTGCTGCGATTCGTGCTCACCAGTCACCGCCCTATGACGGTGAGTTGCCGACGTGGCGCGCGGCGTCCTGGCCTTCTTGGGGGGAGATTCACAAGCGCGTGGCGCACGTCACCGAGGCTGTGTGGCTGAACGACTTCATCGTGCAGGACGCGGCGAAGTGGGCGACTCGCAAGGGGCAACCGGGACTCGTGTGGGTTGAGTTCCCGGAGCTGGGGGAGCGCATCGCGAAAGCGGCGGGTGTGCCGTTCTACGGCGGGGGACCGGAAGCGTCGGCGACCATCATCCGTGAGAGTGGAAAGCGGTCCATCGTCGCCTCGCTTCGGGCTCACGGAACGGGCAAGAATCTGACGATGTTCTCGCGGATGCTGCTTGTGAATCCTCCAGCCGATGGCGCCGCGTGGGAGCAGGCCATCGGCCGGTGCCACCGACAGGGGCAGCTCGCCGACGAAGTGGAGGTGGAGCTGTACCAGCACACCGAAGAGCTAGTCGGGGCCTTCCAGAAGGCCCGCGACTTCGCCCGGTTCATCGAGCAAACGGAGGGCACGCCGCAGAAGCTTTGCTTTGCAGGTTAAGTACGTCTCATTGGATCAATTGAGACTGAAAGCTGAAGGCCAGATCCGGTTTCAGACTTAACGACTCGCACCGTAGCGTCAAAAACTAGCGCTGGACCATTAGCAGAGCCATGCGCAGCACGGGCGAGCGCACGGAACCAATCATTGAGACTCTCGACGTCCTTGGTGGAGGTTCTGGTCAATACTAACTCGTTCATATCTTCATATAGCTTGACTTTCATTTTAGTCCTTTGCCGCACGGGCGGATGCGTTCATGCGGACTCTATCACCCACGGCATCCAATCACATGGGCAATAGCAATCCCGCTTTCCTCCTTTGGGTCATCTCCAGAATCCGCACCATCTACATGGGGCCACGGCACGTCGTCGCTGGCGCAACCCAAGACGAAAGCCCCCCATAGATGAACAACGCACTGACGAAGATTGCCACCGCGCAGCCCTCCACGAGTGGCCGCTACCCGCGATTCGGAAACTACCTGCTCGAAGTCGCGGTCGTCCGCGTCAAGGAAGGCTTCAAGGGAGACTCGGCGATTGCCGAGCTGAAGGTTCGCGAGTCCGCGCCACTGGCGGGCGGTGAGGCCCCGAGCAGGCCGGGGGAGACCGTCGACTATGTCGAGAACCTCAGCGACCAGAAGAAGGGCGGTGGCGGGCGCTTCAAGTCGTTCCTGATGGCTCTCGTCGGGGGCGAGGAGTACGAGTTCTCCAACCCCGTCGCGCTGAAGAAGTTCGTCGACGAGCGGCAGGCGGGCACGCACCTCCTGATTCGGTGCGAGGTCTATGGCAAGCAGCTCCCGCCGAAGGACAACTTTCCCGGCAAGGTCATCAACGGCTATCGCTGGTCGCACGTCGA is part of the Myxococcus landrumus genome and encodes:
- a CDS encoding helicase, giving the protein MKLLHRLNPSAAPRAERPVATAPVALAKLAGERAAIAKGQPVGWSPDLARVLSLPRKNPAFTHRALSLVMMENALRVPAGTQCACASLRKSCPTSLLPVQRLALSEAARTGGGLFPIGVGHGKTLIDLLLPLVMPECKVAVLLLPSSLRAQLVEVDWHYYGGHWRLPNLAGGRWFRPGLPVLHVISYEKFSTQEGTDLLTRIRPDLIVCDEAHKLKDPKSARTGRFLRYLKEHPETRLVAQSGTLATRSLKDYAHLAEYALRNGSPLPLKPHVVEEWASALDPGHVVAPPGELLKLVDPAHPLVSLEGESEVERERRRVRDAYRRWRNATPGVVATDESAVSMSLVIRTRDPGKVPDALVAHIKAALGGQRPDGEEFVDELQRVTCARQLASGFFHRWRYPDVGGVPQDPELILRWFSRRQEFNRELRERLKRPAEHLDSPGLLVRAAIRAHQSPPYDGELPTWRAASWPSWGEIHKRVAHVTEAVWLNDFIVQDAAKWATRKGQPGLVWVEFPELGERIAKAAGVPFYGGGPEASATIIRESGKRSIVASLRAHGTGKNLTMFSRMLLVNPPADGAAWEQAIGRCHRQGQLADEVEVELYQHTEELVGAFQKARDFARFIEQTEGTPQKLCFAG